AATCTGCTTGGAAATGACAGAGAGCTACTGACTTCATAGTTGCTCTTTATGATATGCTGAAGTGTTACTGAATGAAATTTAGTTCCTGAAAAGTTTGATTGTAGAcaggtatgtatttttgtgtatacatatatatatatacacacatttatacacacacacacacacacacacacacaccacaccacacacgcacaaacacacaccacacacacacacacacacacacacacacacacacacacacacacacacacacacacccacacacacaccacacacacatatattatatgtaattatatatatatctgtgtatatatatctatatatatatatatatatatatatatatatatatatatatatatatatatatgcatttacatatacaccccacacacacacacccacacccacacccacacaccacaaacacacacgcaagcacacacacacacacacacacacacacacacacacacacacacacacacacacacacacacacgcacgcacacacacatatatgtatatatatatatataatatatatatatatatatatatatctgtgtgtatatatatatatgtatatatatgtgtgtatatatatctgtatatatatatacaccccccccccccacacacacacacagcatgatactgaattgtagtttgcatgttgtgatgctcgtggagggagtacgtggtagggtccccagttgtgtgtgtaaaagattatttaaatttgtttaatatAGCGATAATCCATGAAATGgcaaataaaggtaataaatgtTGAACCTATGGCAACTATCGTAcataaatgatttaaataatgaatTTACTTTTCAACATTGATATTATCCTGCTGTTTGTTGCTATTACCACTTCAGGAAATTTGAATTGTTTTAGCCAATGctttaatacatgcatatatatatatttttttttttcttttctttatttattgctaCGTCAGTTCTATATTCTTAGTCATACAGACATCATTAATGCGTTTTTTACTTGTGTGACTAAGTGGCTTTAATACTGTTGATCATatttggaaaataatgataatcattagtcTCATCATGGCTTCAGTCATCTTAATTGTTATTGCAGTAAGGTTATTGCAAGTTCAaaccccctaaaaagaaaaaagaagaagaagaaaaaaatatcgcaaAATTGAAGGCATCAGAATAAGAGTATATATTGGattttggatttatttatttaatgtgtaTTTACAGGTATCAACGATTTCATTTCGACGCaacactgaagagagagagagagagaatcattagCATAAAGACTTCAGTCAGAGCATAGTTTTAAGTTATGTTATACACAAATTTTCCTATTATCTAACATGGATGAATATGATATTCTAATCATAAAgtttgtacgtgtatatatacatatatccatatatatatacatatatatatatacatatatatatggatagatagatatgtatatatacatatatacgtacatatataaacacacacacacacatatatatatataaatgtatgtatgtatacatgtatatacatacatatatgcatatatatatacacgtatgtatatatacatacacatgcatgtatatatgtatataggaaataatttatatacatatgtatataaatagatgctTCTAATGTgttttacatacacataatactgacttacctttttctctttgacCTTAATGGCCATACCCGTAGCCGCCTCCATGGCCTTTGCCATATCCACCGCCTCCATGACCATAAACCACCTCCTCCGTGGCCATATCCACCTCCACCATGTCCTTTTCCGTATCCACCACCGCCGTGTCCGTATCCACCTCCGCCGTGGCCATATCCACCTCCTCCGTGTCCGTAACCACCCCCTCCGTGTCCTtttccgtatccacctcctccgtgGCATATCCACCTCCATGCCCTTGCCATATCCACCCCCGCCGTGTCCTtttccgtatccacctcctccgtgtccgtatccacctcctccgtgTCCGTATCCACCTCCCCCGTGTCCGTATCCGCCTCCTCCGTGTCCAGATCCACCTCCGTGACCTTTACCGTATCCACCAGGTGTCGGTCAGCGAGCGTGGCCGCCAAGATGCAGGCGACAGCCAGCCCGAATAGAATCTGAAAGCAAATTGAAAGTAAACAGCTCATTTGAAACAGAAAATATCTATTTAGAATTcggttttccttcatttccttatttatttcatCTGAATCGACACGTAATAATTTGTCTTTTGCAACATATTCACACGCCATTTCGGGTTTTCGTCACTTACAGTCGGGACACCATCGCCTCCCCTGTCTCGAACGGCTCCTGGGAAAGCGAAGCATAAATGCCCCTAAAAGACTCCTCACGTGTTTTTATACTAAATCGTTTCTGAAAAATGATTTTGATGTCACGGGTTGGTTGGTTATCCGGACAACACCCGGGTCATGTCACGTgctattgaaaagaaaaattcttGTGACGgaatacaataagaataaaaaatatgctgcaacatacatatatctgtactgTCTGTCGTGGGTGTGCGTACATGTATGTAACTTAAATTCATGTATTTTGGGATTCCTGACCAGGAATGACAAATGGCAGACAAAAAATATGTTCATACCCATATCTCACCATATTCGAAAGGGATAATTAAGTATTTTAGCACCCACAACCAAAAAGTGAGAAGATTGGAAGAGTTTACaccaatttttggggaaaaccaatAGCTCAAGTGAACATTCTAGTGGGGTTTTCAATAAATCAG
The Penaeus monodon isolate SGIC_2016 unplaced genomic scaffold, NSTDA_Pmon_1 PmonScaffold_9900, whole genome shotgun sequence genome window above contains:
- the LOC119572151 gene encoding cold and drought-regulated protein CORA-like; the protein is MGAVRDRGGDGVPTILFGLAVACILAATLADRHLVDTVKVTEVDLDTEEADTDTGEVDTDTEEVDTDTEEVDTEKDTAGVDMARAWRWICHGGGGYGKGHGGGGYGHGGGGYGHGGGGYGHGGGGYGKGHGGGGYGHGGGGLWSWRRWIWQRPWRRLRVWPLRSKRKRLYSGWLSPASWRPRSLTRHLVDYGKGHGGGSGHGGGGYGHGGGGYGHGGGGYGKGHSGGGYGKGHGGGYGHGGGGYGKGHGGGGYGHGGGGYGKGHGGGGYGHGGGGYGHGAVDMAKAMEAATGMAIKVKEKKFVSKSIKPETMCEKAV